The genomic window gtTTTAATACTGAAGACAGACGCCATCCAATAGATGACGAAACCAAtcgtcagctggtccagtagtggtgggtacgtgcgtgggatgctgcgaaacgtgtcgcaaaaattttttaacaactcatttaataccggctgaaatttttttgtgtattgttgataTTTAGTAGAATGAAAAAAAGTAGTCAGCGTAGcgggggaaaatacgtcagctgaacaggcgaacttgtaaaataaattaaaaagtaaaactaatatacgttatgccgattgaaatttttttaaataattttggacacatatgaaaatataataatgatggtcagctgcgtttatagtgGTGGGAAGCCCGTCATTCGGACATCTTCTCGGTCACTATCCTGGGTGGTATAAAAGGAGGCTTAGATACGAGTACGTTATCTCATCGTTCTTGAAAGATACCGATGACCTTAGGGATATAAGTGGCAGCCGGATCAATGGGCTTGCACTTAAAAGAAAATGGTTTACCGAGCAGTAGGTAAACTTCTATTGTGATATTCATAATGGATCGGCAAcgatctaagtgagttggtttaaagaccgactgccacttccATTTAGTTCCCTACAAACCTATGTATTATATTTCGACATCTGGCAGAGTATACGAGCATGCTAACATTACGCTTCAGCAGAAAAAAGGTTTCAGAGGtgaatatcattaaaaataattactaaagCAGACTTAAAATTAAAAGGGCTGAAAGCTTAATGTTCGTCAAAACTCTTAGTAATGAAAAGTCAAacttaattagtttttaaatcACTACCGACTACTATTGGGAGCTGGCGCTCATGTGCCCCCTTTGAGCTAAGGGTTAAGGTTCGCCTTTGCAATAATAATGGTAACACAATATGATGAGTTGTATAAGTACAAGGAGGcggaaaattaatcacccaattttctttttgaataactttttataaacttaaaattttttttatataacttttttatatacaatacataactTGAGTGATGGAAAACTTTACTTGGTCCGCAtagtgctccattgcttgtctgtttgtacacttcatattcatatttccatagtgtgattaattttgagccacttatacctatgtatgcacataaaaatattaatatattttaatgggTAGATACCTAAATATGTAACATAAGGGGTgaccagattggaggtactttttccaatagtattttttgacagatcacacgTAACTACTGGcaaactaaatacatcattTTTTGCAGTATTCATTCACATTTCATCGCAGAAAGACTTACATCTCAAATCGGACAAcacaggccaacttatggtgtacagcgatgaggcccatttttctcttaatggctatgtcaataagcaaaatttatctCCACaccatttggttccaacaaaacgacgctacttgccatacagcccgtgaaacaatggatttactgcgtcgtcgtttcggtgagcagttTGTCTCTCGTcgcggaccagtggattggccaccaagagtgTGTGATATCACGCCTTTggtcttttatttgtgggggtatgttaAGTCTAATtgttttgtggataaaccagcttcgattgaggcattgcaaGAAGGCTCTTACAGGTGGCCAAATTACGATGCAGTTGCGGCCGAAATTTTAAaggaattatctttaaaaaaattatctattaaaaaatcgacacgcaaataataaatatttctcaGTCAATTTAaagtttcgttgttttattttaatttaaaatctgatACCTCTAAATCGATCAACTTTTACAtttaatagtaattttttagtacaaaaataaaaatgaaaaatctggttatgtatttattgaaaatgactTTTTACTCTGACTTTGTGAATTATTCTCTCGTGAatcaaggcggccgccgtagccgaatgggttggtgcgtggctactaTTCGTAACAttgcagagagaacgtaggttcgaatctcggtgaaacaccaaaattaagaaaaacatttttctgatagcgatcgcccctcggcaggcaatggcaaacctccgagtgtatttctgccatgaaagagctcctcataaaaatactgccgttcggaatcggcttgacactgtaggtccctccatttgtggaataacatcaagacgcacaccacaaatatgaggaggagctcggccaaacacccaaaaaaaaaagggtgtacacgccaattatatattatatatatatgaatcgAGTTTTAGTTTCCCGAACCCTGAGCGAATAATGACATTTTCCCAAAAACAAGACCATTTTTGATCTCCGAATCGTGCCAACAAAGTGTTTCTCGAAATTAGTTTAGGATACAATTTCAATTCGACCAAAGTCTAATTAACTAGATCTTTTAGCCAGCACTGATGGAGATAAAAATGTTCCGATATTTTTAAGAGCCTTTGCACTTTTGTAAGCCTGGCGAGCATCGGAGATGAGTTCCAATTACTCGATTTGTTCAAATAAATCGCGGTGGCAATCGCGTGGCAAGTATGAATGAGTaatgaagaggaagagtaggtgAAAGCAacggaaacaaccaaacacaagaagtTATACGCACACAGACACCCTTTCTTGCAACAGCGCCTTCCGCATAGAAACGCAAATAAACTGCATTCGGAGGTTTTATATTAATtagtgctttcacaatttaacacgcggcatttcgtttgcattagtttgtttagtttaaatctgACAAATCACAATACTAACAAGCCATTGACTTAAGTTTTACAAGCATGTACTTGCtgctacttttgtttgttttgcatttcTTAACAAAAGTAACTCTTTTTGGAAGGCGCCACTTTCAGTTCTCAATTCGTGTTGGCTGGTGGTTCCAAGCAGAGCTAATAAAtactctttggattagaaaaataatttttagaaaattacaacaacaaatacaaataaaaatgaagctTCAGACTCTTAATACACACAATATTCTTatctaaaagtaaaaataaaaataaaaattactttgaagttGCTTTTTCGTTCAATTTCGATGTTTAAGCTTTAATAGTTCTACTTAGAATTAGACTAattgagtttaattttttatgatttatattttttgtttaattttaatagatttatagttatttatgtatttatttacaaatgtcTACGCATACAAATTCtcactactttttatttatcagcATCTTAGCACGCATAGCtatgtatatatagtatgtacatatttattttcattaagtaatatttgtgtaacaagtatttatttttaaaaacaaccaACTATTAATTTaggtaatatttatattttgtatgcatGAAGAATGACTTTAACGTATGGTATTAGAAATGCCTGTCCTAATTTACAATCAAATGCATAGTAGCCTTGTgcagatggcgcaaaattaatcattcaatttttttttatcggaaAAGCTTtgttactaaatgaaaaaaaaaagattttgaatgacatttattttgattttcacaagtgtcaactatgattgacgtacgacgccattcgcAAAAAGTATACACCTTCCGATTGggtcattaattttgtgccaccttgtatattcgTACACACGCAGGTGTACATAAATATGCGTGGCTCTAcgtattatttatttgattttttatgatttgGTAATGTTTTACGATCGTCAAACTAAAAGTGGAGATATTTTAAGTAAGGACATCCTTACAATTCAGATTTTAATTAGCTATAAAAAATCCTAATATCCATGCAGTACTCAACCATAACACTATCCACCAGCATTCTAATTTCTTTTTCCAAATTGtaggcatacatatacatatattatgcattaattttaaaaataattatacataCCGGACGATAAATTGAAGTTACTCCAGATAAAAGTGCACtcattggatattggaaattaaatagaataccgtctaagaaatatattttggttttaaaatataagttttttctATGAGGGCGCTAACGTTTAGAATTTACTGCAAGAGCCTTATAATAATCACGTCACTGTGGCGCttgcaaattatttttgtgaaaatcttTTAAATGATAACCGACATCTCTGATAATATTGACGACGACGATGATGATGTTTCATGTCCGCGAGTTTCGGATTGAATCCACAACCTTCCATCTTACCAGGGACCGTATTTATTatgagatttttgaaaaaaatctatgTTTAATCATTATTTggagattttaaaatttgcgatcaataattataattatcgccgttccttttttctgacacagactgtataacTAGCAATTCTCGTAAAAATCTGAGCTAAGCTGAGATGAGGCGAGTtaacacatggactgaaaagatggcacatagatggcactagttttattgcattcaactCTTTTTCAGTTCGGTCCATACTAACCTTAAAAtgtcagctgttaaaatttcatgatattctgttcattagttcgtgagttattgtgctaagagatGGTTTGCTGGCTTCAATCGTAGTCGTAGAGGCACAACACAgcggacgtccaaatgaggcggtaacaccagaaaaataaaaaaaaaacctacaaaaaccagttgaatgatcgaaaagagaagttgcgtgagttagctgacatcgcaaagatatcaaaagaacgagttggctttatattgcatgagtatTTGACTGTAAGAAAGCTCTGCTCAAATTATATGCCGCGTTTCTTCACTGTTTTGTTGCATCAAGACAACGCCCCATATCACAAGTCcgtcaaaacaatggcaaaagtACATGAACTAAACCTCGAAGATTTGGCCAGATTTGGcttccagcgactactggctttTCGCAGATCTAACAAAAACGAATAAAGAGATTATTGCTGGAATTGACGCCTAagttattttgaggcaaaaaataaatagttctacaaaagtggtattgaaaagtTAGAGCGGCGCCggaatgaatgttttttttttttttgttaaacccGGGACTCTTCAGTTAATGTgttattttatactaaaattctaAGTTTTCATGCGTATAAAAATCTGTAAATGGTTACCTCGCCTTTTTGGCAGATCTGATAACTGTAAAACTTATTGTGGATACTCAGTAAGAAAgcgatgaataataataatttatgcaGCAGAGTTATTCGCAAAAGTTCGACGCACAATCCGTTGGAAATTTAATACAGACAGCAACGGGgttgctaaataaaaataataaaactttcgTAGCCTCAGAAGTAAACTTAGAAAAGAGAAATAATAAGGACATTGGGCATTATAAGACGCCatcattaacttttttttaccaaaaaccaTTGAATTTACCAGACATGGCTCTCTGGGATTTTTCCCGGTTTGGTCGGATCAAAAAAACACTACGGAAAACCACTTCGACGTGGAAAAATCGGAgatggctctgatggctataccgaaaatagagttccagaaatgtttttcGAGCTGGAtcaacgctggcataagtgcttTGCAGTTTATGGAGAGTACTTTGAAGACGATAATATCATtcttgaggaataaacttgtattttgaattttctggatatattccgggaactttttgatcaaggtggtaatTACGTTATACAACACTAATAATTTTCGCTGACAAACATTACTTGTTTtctatttataacaaatatcTTAACTCACaagtaaaattgtaaaataaattaacccTCAAAAGGCATTATTAATGGGTTAAATGGACCGctttataagaaaatttctaaaaaaaattcaaaaagcggGACGCTAGCGACCTAATATGCTTATATGGAGTATTATTTCCAAGAGATTCGGTTCTCCCAAACGGTATTCTATTTCTCTACCTTGATCCTATTTCGATCCAATGCATACAATCTCATATTAGCCACTTTTTGGTGTCATACAGTATTATAAGTACTTTTATTTCTGAATTTCGGTctgcaaatttatataaattctcGAAATGGCTCATcataattattgttgttgtcattcGTGTCAAAACCATTGTTGAGTAGTATTGTGGCTGCGTTCGATTGTTGCAACATCAATTGATTGTGGTTCGATTGCATAAGATGTTGCGACAATTGTGGCTGCAAATGACTGAGACTTTGATTCTGTATCTGtatggtggtggtggcggtcgTTAGATGCGGTGGCTGATTTACCACATCTGCAGCGGCTAAGGCACAATCATAGGTGTTTGTGCCATTTGTAAGGACCTCATCGTAGCAGGGTCCGCCGCCAGCGCTGCTGCCACCGCTCGCGCCATTTAGACTCAAGATACCAACACCAACGCCAACACCGAGTCCAACATCACCTACACTGAGCCCACCATTACTGCTCATATCGCTGGTAGTAGCTCCATTTAAAATTACTCCATTCAAATCCAAGGATGGTTCCTCATTACGTTTTGTGAGAATTATATGCGTCAAATtgataatatagttttttgccAGTGTTAAAGTCTCAATTTTAGAGAGACGCCGCTCCATTTCCACATGAGGAATGACTTCACGCAAGGactgaaaaatgaaatgaatatgtagatatgtttgCATCAGAATTATTTTCAACTTAATTATTTTGTACtagaaattttcatattttcttactaagtatatatgtacttgtatgtatgtatgcattcacGTATAAATATATGAAGTATGGCTATTCAGTAACGAAGCTAACGCTGTAAAACATTGTTTTATCACTTTCAATAAACaaacttaaatattatatacaccACAGAGCTTTAGGTACAATGCATCTTGCGAATCTTCTCTCCCTGCCTGAAACCTTCTTCTGTATCTTCTTCAGGACGGACGTCGCTTTCTCTGTTACAGCTTAAACGCACTCAAACcttgtttttttaatgcagAATTCATCTCAGGAAACAGATGGATATCGTAGGGCGCGAGATTCGAAAAATAAGACAAACCAAATACTCCACAAGGCACTCCTCTTCCCTCTGTTACTCTGTGCCGCATAGCTTGTGTCGCAGACTGATACAGTCGCTCTCGGagtattcgagagaaagataCTTGGGAAAATCTTCGGTCCTATTCGTGTTGGCAATAACTACTACCGTCGATTGAACCACGATAGTTTAACGTATTAATATTCAGCGCTTGCACTAGCTGGGCCCCGTCGTGCGTAGGGAtgcagaagctccagcaaagaaggtgctcAGATGGCAAGTTAGAGGGCAACGACATAGGGGAAGACCAGGCCTCCAATGAAAGGATCAAGTCGCGGGAACCCTAACATCGCTTGGTGTAATAATTTCAGAAGGTGCGCACAAAGCAGAGACGCCTGGCGAGACTTGTTGCAGTCGGCCCGAATCCGGTAACGGGTTATAATCCTTGATCAGGCCataaaagtaagtaagtaagtttgACGAGAATATTAAGGTAGCAATGTTACCTAATTGATCGATCTTCACGAACCCAATGAAAGTGCACAATTCCATGAATAACCACTCTCGATCGTTTTGGCTTTCGGTGAAGTTGGTCTCTATTAGTGCATGGATTGGAGTTCCATGTCGGAACCATAAGTAAACAACACGTTCCGCCAAAAAATTGGAGATTGGAGAGGTTAAGGCGTGTCCCACAGGAGACAAAGTTCAGGTTACCCTCTGAGGACTCAAAGGAGGAGGAGGATTTGCCGCCTTTCTAAACCAGACCAGCTGGGTCTTTTTATACATCTTAACATGAACGTAAAATTATCAAGTAGattaaagataacataatattcCATTCACGGTCaagctttcaaatttcaaattatttcttgtttaaAAACTGCAAATACGAGTAATTCTGAatgtgaatataaaaaatataaataataattcacgtatcttttaaaactgaaactagtgacaatagaaacaaaaaggaaatattcatGTGACCATTAAAATAGGTATGGAATTGAAATAGATACGATAAGAAAATAACttagtgattttattaaaaacactgTTTAATGATCGAAGTGTAAGGTGGTCTACAATTTTCAcaatctaaattttttgtttttgatatttcgcaagtataggcttttaagaatataccgCAAactttttggaaggatattcaaattattttcgattctacagccgttttagcaggtagagtcacaTTTGTCACgcggccactctcaaaactttaaacgcaattatctcaaaactacgtttttcggcctggtgttgtcaaaaaaaaaaaaccaaaactattcaaacgaatcgtctgaaattttaatatgttgttcacaatatcaacggctatcgcccgtactagaatcatattattatttcaattatttcgttttttttattaaaaaactgaaaaaaacccgatttttagagtgccaagttcaaaaccgcgccattttgtgaaattttcttttttattctagtacggggtaTAGCTagagtcatactgattaatatttttttttagtttttgtgtttcaaatgggccaaattattaaaattaaaaattagaaaaaaattatttattaaaaaaaagtattttttttttaatttttgtatgtaaaagaagttaaataaaaacccTGAAAAATGTAAACATCGAGCTCTAGACTACCGGGACCCCATAATCAATAACCACTGTCTCCACTATGATTGTCAATGATTTTTTGTATTCGATTTGGCGCAGGATTGATTATCCTACGGCAGGTTTCTGTGGAAGTGGAATACCATAGTTCtttgatttttgttataaatacttTCAGGTCGGTTGACTGGCTTGGCCAAACCATAACTTAAacattattttggaaaaatcatTCCCGTACTAACATTGCATAAAAAGCCGCCGAAGTGGCATATTCTCCTGAGCAAGTGGTAGTATCACTTCTTGAAATATGTTCTTATAAATAAATCTGTCCATTTTGTTGGTTATGAGGTGAATAGGTACTACTCTATACCAAGAGAAGCATCCCCAAATCATTACGTTCGCTGGGTCCAACTCGCCTCTATCTTAAGtgtaataagggaactgggtctgaatgaggtactgtgatgagttaacggcacaaaagaccatgtcAATGTGCAAACTTCAAATAAATCTGAATCTAAatcgggcggccgccgtagccgaaagggttggtgcgtgattaccattcggaattcacagagaggtcgttggttcgaatctcggtgaaagcaaaattaataaaaacatttttctaatagcggtcgcccctcggcaggcaatggcaaacctccgagtgtatttctaccatgaaaaagctcctcataaaaatatctgccgttcggagtcggcttgaaactgtaggtccctccatttgtggaacaacatcaagacgcacaccacaaataggaggaggagctcgaccaaacacctaacagaagtgtacgcgccaattatttatttatttttttaaatctaaaatcATTGGGGCGGCAACATCACGGTGCTTGACTGTTTTGTTTGTGAACCACCTTGAGAACTTTTGTCCTTTAAGACGTCTGACATTTCCCCCATcatcatttcaaaataaatttattt from Anastrepha ludens isolate Willacy chromosome 5, idAnaLude1.1, whole genome shotgun sequence includes these protein-coding regions:
- the LOC128864540 gene encoding protein dimmed, with translation MGTNHISDVLVSHEYMTLEQQQQHQMHQHQLNVSINSESPRSPIDLQEGSSRPVRKVNQRTTQLSNNNYEMEMTDSSSQSDDTSGGGGSSNGGSARPSSRGRNSLSSSTQSRRRKGVLNAKERNLRRLESNERERMRMHSLNDAFQSLREVIPHVEMERRLSKIETLTLAKNYIINLTHIILTKRNEEPSLDLNGVILNGATTSDMSSNGGLSVGDVGLGVGVGVGILSLNGASGGSSAGGGPCYDEVLTNGTNTYDCALAAADVVNQPPHLTTATTTIQIQNQSLSHLQPQLSQHLMQSNHNQLMLQQSNAATILLNNGFDTNDNNNNYDEPFREFI